From Halapricum desulfuricans, a single genomic window includes:
- a CDS encoding universal stress protein, giving the protein MTTYLLSSASVHTSAAACDYLADRLDADDTVMVLGASEPDAPERDVGDAINVARARLAPATVWTERREGDPIEAILDLASEIDADELLVGRRRGDHEADGLGSTAAAVAGEATRPVVVVPT; this is encoded by the coding sequence GTGACAACTTACCTGCTTTCGAGTGCGTCCGTCCACACCAGCGCGGCGGCCTGCGACTATCTCGCTGATCGCCTCGACGCCGACGATACCGTGATGGTCCTGGGCGCCTCCGAACCGGACGCGCCCGAGCGGGACGTCGGCGACGCGATCAACGTCGCCCGCGCTCGCCTCGCACCGGCGACCGTCTGGACCGAACGCCGCGAAGGCGACCCGATCGAGGCGATTCTCGATCTCGCCTCGGAGATCGACGCCGACGAACTCCTCGTCGGCCGGCGTCGCGGCGACCACGAAGCTGACGGACTCGGCAGCACTGCGGCCGCCGTCGCGGGCGAGGCGACGCGTCCGGTGGTCGTCGTCCCGACGTAG